In one Mucilaginibacter ginsenosidivorax genomic region, the following are encoded:
- the ccoG gene encoding cytochrome c oxidase accessory protein CcoG: protein MDGLLVAKETNKRKWIYPLIRKGKLYKWRSWISYGYLLLFFAGPLIRINGQPLLLLNFMERRFVILGQVFWPQDIFLFVLASLVFVVCVVLFTIAFGRVFCGWICPQTIFMEMFFRKIENWIEGDGSKQKKLDAGPWNREKILKKGSKHFLFIIFSFLIANTFLAYLVGSDVLFKIITEPVELHLVGFLSIWVFTIVFYLVYSQVRELVCTVVCPYGRLQGVLLDRDTLVVAYDEVRGEPRGKLSKTSDNSAKGDCVDCGLCVSVCPTGIDIRHGTQMECINCTACIDVCNEVMDKIHKPLNLVGFYSENMIHKQQKPSFTGRMMGYSGIIAVLMTVLCYFIFSRADMDLAVMRSAGMLYQEQKGGLVSNIYNAEVINKSNQSRDIVIQPDDPAIKIKYIQAPGKVAAGASVKTVFFLLIPASHISSAKTDVKINLLLNNKVIQTVSTAFVGPSND from the coding sequence ATGGACGGATTACTGGTAGCGAAAGAGACGAATAAGCGCAAGTGGATATACCCGCTAATCCGTAAAGGAAAACTATATAAATGGCGCTCGTGGATTAGCTATGGCTACCTGCTGCTATTTTTTGCAGGGCCGCTTATCAGGATCAACGGGCAGCCATTGCTGCTGCTGAATTTTATGGAGAGGCGTTTTGTTATCCTGGGGCAGGTTTTCTGGCCCCAGGATATCTTCCTGTTTGTTTTAGCGTCGTTGGTATTTGTGGTTTGCGTGGTATTGTTCACTATCGCGTTCGGCCGTGTTTTTTGCGGCTGGATTTGTCCGCAAACCATCTTTATGGAAATGTTTTTCAGAAAGATTGAAAACTGGATTGAGGGCGACGGCAGTAAACAAAAAAAATTAGATGCAGGCCCCTGGAACAGGGAGAAAATACTAAAAAAAGGCAGCAAGCATTTCCTGTTTATTATATTCTCGTTCCTGATAGCCAACACCTTTTTAGCTTACCTTGTAGGCAGCGATGTGCTGTTTAAAATAATCACCGAGCCGGTGGAACTGCACCTGGTTGGCTTTTTAAGTATCTGGGTTTTTACTATTGTTTTTTACCTGGTTTACAGCCAGGTACGGGAGTTGGTTTGCACGGTGGTATGCCCCTACGGCCGCTTGCAAGGTGTGCTGTTAGATAGGGATACGCTGGTAGTAGCCTACGATGAGGTTCGCGGAGAGCCAAGAGGAAAGCTTTCAAAAACCAGCGATAACAGCGCAAAAGGCGATTGTGTAGACTGTGGCCTATGCGTATCGGTTTGCCCTACGGGTATAGATATCAGGCATGGCACACAAATGGAGTGCATTAATTGCACCGCTTGTATTGATGTATGCAACGAGGTAATGGATAAAATCCATAAACCATTAAACCTGGTAGGGTTTTACTCAGAGAACATGATCCACAAGCAGCAAAAGCCGTCGTTTACCGGCAGAATGATGGGCTATAGCGGCATCATCGCTGTTTTAATGACCGTGCTTTGTTACTTTATTTTCAGCAGGGCCGATATGGACCTGGCGGTTATGCGCAGTGCAGGCATGCTGTACCAGGAACAGAAAGGCGGCCTGGTAAGTAATATTTACAATGCCGAGGTTATTAATAAATCAAACCAAAGCCGCGATATCGTTATTCAACCGGATGATCCGGCTATAAAAATTAAATACATACAGGCTCCGGGCAAAGTCGCGGCCGGCGCATCTGTTAAAACTGTGTTTTTTTTATTGATCCCGGCCTCACATATCAGCTCGGCAAAAACGGATGTAAAAATCAACCTTTTGTTAAATAACAAAGTAATTCAAACGGTAAGTACAGCGTTTGTGGGACCATCAAATGATTAA
- the ccoN gene encoding cytochrome-c oxidase, cbb3-type subunit I, translating into MQPEKFYYDNKIVRNFGIATVIWGIIGMTVGLIVAIQLYHPAANMGNQYTTYGRIRPLHTNAVIFAFVGNAIFMGVYYSLQRLLKARMFSDVLSQIHFWGWQLIILSAVITLPLGLTTSHEYAELEWPIDIAITIIWVVFGWNMFGTIFKRRERHLYVAIWFYIATFVTIAVLHIVNSFELPVSAFKSYMVYAGVQDALVQWWYGHNAVAFFLTTPYLGMMYYFLPKMANRPIYSYKLSILHFWALIFIYIWAGPHHLLYTTLPGWAQSLGVAFSIMLIAPSWGGMINGLLTLRGSWDKVRDDVILKFMVVGLTAYGMATFEGPMLSLKQVNGIAHFSDWIIAHVHVGALGWNGFLTFAILYWLIPRIYKTELFSKKMASFHFWIGTLGILFYAIPMYWAGFTQSLMLKEFTAEGMLKYPNFLESTLQILPMHMMRSAGGAMYLLGVIVMAYNLTRTALQGKLVADEAAQAMPLEPVHMIARENSWHRRLERKPIQMLIAALLVILVGTFIELMPTLTVSSNIPTIAAVKPYTPLELQGRDLYIREGCVGCHSQTIRPFRSETERYGEYSKAGEFVYDHPFLWGSKRTGPDLAREGQKYGNAWHYNHLMDPRLMSPGSIMPNYDWLITQNLDTTSTRAKINAMRKLGVPYPAGYENIANQDLEKQEKEIRDNLYADHIKVKSNKEIIALIAYLQRLGTDIKANKTANK; encoded by the coding sequence ATGCAGCCCGAAAAATTTTACTATGACAACAAAATCGTCCGGAATTTTGGTATCGCTACCGTAATCTGGGGGATAATCGGCATGACTGTAGGCTTAATTGTAGCCATTCAGCTTTATCACCCGGCCGCCAACATGGGTAACCAGTACACTACATACGGTCGTATCCGCCCGTTACACACCAACGCGGTAATATTTGCCTTTGTGGGCAATGCCATTTTTATGGGCGTTTATTACTCGTTGCAACGCCTGCTCAAGGCAAGGATGTTTAGCGATGTACTTAGCCAAATCCATTTCTGGGGTTGGCAGCTTATTATTTTATCGGCAGTAATTACACTTCCCTTAGGTTTAACCACATCACATGAATATGCCGAACTGGAATGGCCTATAGATATCGCCATCACCATAATTTGGGTTGTGTTTGGCTGGAACATGTTTGGCACTATATTTAAACGCCGCGAAAGGCACTTATACGTAGCCATTTGGTTTTACATAGCCACGTTTGTTACCATAGCCGTGTTACACATTGTAAACTCATTTGAGTTACCGGTATCTGCATTTAAAAGCTATATGGTTTATGCCGGCGTTCAGGATGCCCTGGTACAATGGTGGTATGGCCATAACGCAGTCGCGTTTTTCCTGACTACCCCTTACCTGGGTATGATGTATTACTTTTTGCCCAAAATGGCCAACCGCCCTATTTACTCTTATAAATTAAGTATCCTGCACTTTTGGGCGCTTATATTTATCTATATATGGGCCGGCCCTCACCATCTTTTATATACCACCTTACCCGGCTGGGCACAATCATTAGGCGTAGCTTTTTCTATTATGCTGATAGCGCCAAGCTGGGGCGGTATGATAAACGGATTGTTAACCCTGCGCGGTTCATGGGATAAGGTAAGGGACGATGTGATCCTGAAGTTCATGGTTGTAGGTTTAACCGCCTACGGTATGGCCACTTTTGAAGGCCCTATGCTTTCCCTTAAACAAGTAAACGGTATAGCGCACTTTAGCGACTGGATTATTGCACACGTGCACGTTGGCGCTTTAGGCTGGAATGGTTTCTTAACCTTTGCTATCCTGTACTGGTTAATCCCACGTATTTATAAAACAGAGCTGTTCTCCAAAAAAATGGCTTCCTTCCACTTCTGGATAGGCACACTGGGTATCCTATTTTATGCCATACCCATGTACTGGGCCGGTTTTACACAAAGCCTGATGCTGAAAGAGTTTACCGCCGAAGGCATGCTGAAATATCCAAACTTTTTGGAGTCTACCTTGCAGATATTACCAATGCACATGATGCGGTCTGCAGGCGGCGCTATGTATTTATTGGGTGTAATAGTAATGGCTTATAACCTTACCCGCACAGCCTTGCAAGGCAAGCTGGTTGCTGATGAAGCAGCGCAGGCAATGCCACTTGAGCCCGTTCATATGATTGCGAGGGAAAACAGCTGGCACCGCAGGCTGGAACGTAAGCCCATACAAATGCTCATTGCTGCCCTGTTGGTTATCCTTGTAGGTACTTTTATCGAATTGATGCCAACGTTAACGGTATCTTCAAATATCCCAACCATTGCCGCTGTAAAACCTTATACACCACTTGAACTTCAGGGCCGCGACTTATACATCCGCGAGGGTTGTGTTGGCTGCCACTCGCAAACTATCCGCCCTTTCAGGTCCGAAACAGAACGGTATGGGGAATATAGCAAGGCCGGCGAATTTGTGTACGATCACCCGTTTTTATGGGGATCAAAACGTACCGGGCCCGACCTGGCCCGCGAAGGTCAAAAATATGGTAACGCCTGGCACTACAATCACCTGATGGATCCGCGCCTGATGTCGCCGGGAAGTATCATGCCTAATTACGACTGGCTGATAACCCAAAACCTGGATACGACATCAACCCGCGCAAAAATAAACGCTATGCGCAAATTAGGTGTACCATATCCGGCAGGTTATGAAAACATAGCTAACCAGGACCTCGAAAAACAGGAAAAAGAAATTAGGGACAACCTTTATGCCGACCACATTAAGGTTAAAAGCAACAAGGAAATCATCGCCCTAATTGCTTACCTGCAACGGTTAGGAACAGACATTAAAGCAAACAAAACTGCCAATAAATAA
- a CDS encoding FixH family protein — MNWGKGIVAGMAMFMLFIIFMCVRMFALPADEYDHHYYEKGLNFDKDYAKEKQVVTDHAQPAIQVNGKLVNITFTAPATGSIKFIRPSSQALDKTFPINTELDRVANVSATSLVKGRWHIVLEWQSNRKPYLYEKEVDIE, encoded by the coding sequence ATGAATTGGGGAAAAGGAATAGTTGCAGGCATGGCCATGTTCATGCTGTTTATTATATTCATGTGTGTACGGATGTTTGCCCTGCCGGCCGATGAATATGACCATCATTATTATGAAAAAGGGCTAAACTTTGATAAAGACTATGCAAAAGAAAAGCAGGTTGTTACCGACCATGCCCAGCCTGCAATCCAGGTAAATGGCAAACTGGTGAATATAACGTTTACAGCACCCGCAACAGGAAGCATTAAATTTATACGGCCATCCAGCCAGGCGCTTGATAAAACTTTCCCGATAAACACAGAGCTTGACAGGGTTGCCAACGTATCTGCTACTTCGCTTGTTAAAGGCCGATGGCATATTGTACTGGAGTGGCAAAGCAACCGCAAGCCGTACCTGTACGAAAAGGAGGTGGATATAGAATGA
- a CDS encoding cbb3-type cytochrome c oxidase N-terminal domain-containing protein, whose translation MKYQRIILISAFVLFIQPVMADGLIPGDVMNYIAYGVVVGMLLLFLIAMLVLVKTFNVLARVMLKQQGLSEAEIAEQMNPVKEKKARKPKAEVWQKLLSLRPLEEEHELLIQHDYDGIQELDNPIPGWFMYLFYGTIIFGAGYLLNYHVFKTGQLQYAEYKTEMAQADIEKKAFLSKAANRVDENTVKLVKDPAVLAAGEGIFKANCVACHGDHAQGNVGPNLTDDFWLHGSKINDLFKTIKYGVLAKGMPTWEKQLSPKQIADVANYVKSLHGTHPAGAKEPQGTKETDTDDKLAANK comes from the coding sequence ATGAAGTACCAACGCATTATATTAATATCAGCATTTGTATTATTTATTCAGCCCGTTATGGCTGATGGTCTTATTCCGGGTGATGTAATGAATTATATTGCTTATGGAGTTGTTGTTGGCATGTTGCTGCTTTTTTTAATAGCTATGCTGGTACTGGTAAAAACCTTTAACGTTTTAGCACGTGTAATGCTTAAACAGCAGGGATTATCAGAAGCCGAAATAGCCGAGCAAATGAACCCTGTTAAGGAAAAGAAAGCCAGGAAACCAAAAGCAGAAGTTTGGCAAAAGCTTCTTTCACTCAGGCCCCTGGAAGAGGAACATGAACTCCTTATACAGCATGATTACGATGGCATACAGGAGCTTGACAACCCAATACCCGGCTGGTTTATGTATCTTTTTTATGGCACCATTATTTTTGGAGCAGGCTACCTGCTTAACTACCATGTATTTAAAACCGGGCAGTTGCAATATGCCGAGTATAAAACAGAAATGGCACAGGCCGACATCGAAAAAAAGGCGTTCCTGAGCAAAGCCGCCAACCGGGTTGATGAAAACACTGTAAAACTGGTGAAAGATCCGGCAGTACTTGCAGCTGGCGAAGGGATATTTAAAGCCAATTGCGTTGCTTGTCACGGCGATCATGCCCAGGGAAATGTTGGACCCAACCTTACCGACGATTTTTGGCTGCATGGCAGCAAAATAAACGATTTGTTTAAAACCATTAAATACGGCGTGCTTGCCAAAGGTATGCCTACCTGGGAAAAACAATTATCGCCAAAGCAAATTGCCGATGTGGCCAACTACGTTAAATCATTACACGGTACTCACCCCGCCGGCGCAAAAGAGCCGCAGGGAACAAAAGAGACCGATACAGACGATAAACTTGCAGCAAATAAATAA
- a CDS encoding sulfite exporter TauE/SafE family protein, whose product MSNNQVAFFIGLFGSVHCIGMCGPLAFAVPSFHSKWWMVVVDKFVYNAGRVITYTLLGLLIGLLGRQLWLAGLQQSVAVISGILIIMAGFSRMFKVRFSQSKLMPKMLAPINKLIGFALKHKAGHFAVGLLNGFLPCGFVYLALIGAVNTDSVYASAQYMFWFGVGTFPLMLLATVSMGFIGPQVRRRINMAMPYLMVCLGLWFVLRGLGLDIPYLSPAKQSQGITNCH is encoded by the coding sequence ATGAGTAATAACCAGGTAGCTTTTTTTATTGGCCTGTTTGGCAGTGTGCATTGTATTGGTATGTGCGGCCCGCTTGCTTTTGCAGTACCATCCTTTCATTCAAAATGGTGGATGGTGGTAGTTGATAAATTTGTTTACAATGCCGGCCGTGTTATCACCTATACGTTGCTGGGTTTGCTGATAGGCTTATTGGGCAGGCAGCTTTGGCTGGCCGGTTTACAACAAAGCGTGGCCGTTATTAGCGGCATTTTAATTATCATGGCCGGCTTTTCGCGTATGTTTAAAGTCAGGTTCAGTCAAAGTAAGCTGATGCCCAAAATGTTGGCGCCAATCAACAAGCTTATCGGTTTTGCGCTAAAACATAAGGCTGGCCACTTTGCAGTGGGTTTGCTTAACGGTTTCCTGCCCTGCGGGTTTGTTTATCTTGCACTTATCGGCGCGGTAAATACCGACTCTGTCTATGCATCTGCGCAATATATGTTTTGGTTTGGAGTAGGCACTTTCCCGTTAATGTTGCTGGCTACGGTAAGCATGGGTTTTATCGGCCCGCAGGTTCGTCGCCGTATTAATATGGCCATGCCCTACCTTATGGTTTGTTTAGGTTTGTGGTTTGTGCTGCGCGGATTAGGTTTAGATATCCCTTATTTAAGCCCCGCCAAACAATCACAGGGAATAACCAACTGCCATTAG
- a CDS encoding YoaK family protein — MLRHLGTKRTYNHNVKLASLLGLTAGFVNAAGFLGFSVLTTNVTGHAALFAEQIALQNWQTARVIALWMFLFLAGAFVSSFIVSRIGKNQQYSYVIPILIEITILLSVALFGYRYDHSLVGKEIFAGSLLFAMGLQNALVSMVSGSVVRTTHLTGTFTDLGIELAQFFRHKAEDRTALKAKIKLRVAIIFFFMCGALAGAYIFRWLHFYCFLVPVIILIYTLLYDIFRIAVKQYYRSLQGRLKKSI, encoded by the coding sequence ATGCTAAGACATCTGGGTACTAAAAGAACGTATAATCACAATGTAAAGCTCGCTTCATTGCTTGGGCTTACCGCGGGTTTTGTAAATGCGGCCGGGTTTCTTGGGTTTAGCGTGCTTACCACCAATGTAACCGGCCACGCGGCATTGTTTGCTGAGCAAATTGCATTGCAAAACTGGCAAACGGCCAGGGTAATTGCCTTATGGATGTTCCTTTTTTTAGCCGGAGCATTTGTATCAAGCTTTATTGTTTCCCGCATCGGCAAAAACCAGCAATACTCCTATGTAATCCCCATTTTAATTGAAATTACTATACTCTTGAGCGTAGCGTTGTTTGGCTACCGGTATGATCATAGCTTAGTAGGCAAAGAGATATTTGCCGGCAGCCTGCTGTTTGCCATGGGCCTGCAAAACGCGCTGGTATCAATGGTTTCGGGCTCGGTTGTACGCACCACTCATCTTACCGGTACATTTACCGACCTGGGGATTGAACTTGCCCAGTTCTTCCGGCACAAAGCAGAAGACAGGACGGCCTTGAAAGCTAAAATAAAATTACGGGTGGCTATTATTTTTTTCTTTATGTGCGGGGCACTGGCCGGTGCTTATATTTTTCGCTGGCTGCATTTTTATTGTTTTCTTGTCCCTGTTATTATCTTAATATACACCCTGTTGTATGATATTTTCCGTATAGCGGTTAAACAATATTACCGGAGTTTGCAGGGGCGATTAAAGAAATCGATTTAA